The proteins below come from a single Molothrus ater isolate BHLD 08-10-18 breed brown headed cowbird chromosome 3, BPBGC_Mater_1.1, whole genome shotgun sequence genomic window:
- the CLN8 gene encoding protein CLN8 — protein MKETIVGMRSVQREEMNPTNDDPVFGTVFDWDYLLWEIRLTFLAAGFLIYLGVFLLSHWLSSWRSTTYRALSAKEKVFWNMAVTRGVFGLQSCVAGLWALLIDPVFHADKVYSQQKWSWFNCLIAAGFFLLENVAVHVSNIIFRTFDVFLVVHHLLAFGGLAGLVINVKSGHYLPLMGMLLEMSTPSTCISWMLLKAGRANTFFWKANQWVMIHLFHCRMILTYHMWWVCIFNWNSIIENLGLLHFIVLFSGLFAVTLILNPYWTYKKTQQLLSPTDWNFENKAVENGKLNGETHEKKRI, from the exons ATGAAGGAGACTATAGTGGGGATGAGAAGTGtccaaagagaagaaatgaatCCTACAAATGATGATCCAGTGTTCGGGACTGTTTTTGACTGGGACTATCTCTTATGGGAAATTCGTTTGACATTTTTAGCTGCTGGTTTTTTAATCTACTTGGGAGTATTTCTTCTGTCTCACTGGTTGTCTTCCTGGAGAAGTACCACTTACCGTGCCTTGTCTGCAAAGGAGAAGGTGTTTTGGAATATGGCAGTCACACGTGGTGTCTTTGGACTTCAGAGTTGTGTTGCTGGGTTATGGGCTTTGCTCATAGATCCTGTTTTTCATGCTGACAAGGTCTATTCACAGCAAAAGTGGAGTTGGTTTAACTGTTTAATAGCAGCTGGATTTTTCTTGCTTGAAAATGTAGCAGTTCATGTGTCCAACATTATTTTTAGAACATTTGATGTTTTCTTAGTAGTTCATCATTTGCTTGCTTTTGGTGGCTTGGCTGGCTTAGTAATTAATGTGAAATCTGGACATTATCTGCCTTTGATGGGAATGTTGCTGGAGATGAGTACTCCCTCAACATGCATTTCCTGGATGCTTCTGAAG GCTGGCCGTGCTAACACCTTTTTCTGGAAGGCAAACCAGTGGGTGATGATCCATCTGTTTCACTGCCGCATGATTCTTACCTACCACATGTGGTGGGTGTGTATTTTCAATTGGAATTCCATTATAGAAAACCTGGGACTTCTTCACTTTATTGTTTTATTCTCGGGATTATTTGCTGTTACACTAATACTTAACCCATACTGGACATACAAAAAAACTCAGCAACTCCTCAGCCCAACTGACtggaactttgaaaataaagcagtggaaaatggaaaattaaatggTGAAACACATGAAAAGAAGAGGATATAG